One window of the Runella slithyformis DSM 19594 genome contains the following:
- a CDS encoding HAD-IB family phosphatase, protein MNSVTVIIPTLNEGTTIANVIRKARNCVHVAEVIVIDDQSYDNTVEAAILSGATAFTSTQLGKGASMRDGLMMAKTDIIVYLDADIPTYPENIVDLLIGPILKNEADFVKSYFDRQAGRVTELVAKPLLSILFPALTHFKQPLSGIIAGRKSFFQKIDFENDYGVDIGILLDMYRLETRIDEVSIGTVENKMKPWQELGKMSREVTKAILSRANKVTEPSMENLENINVIRREMSDAIKESLVGLRKMVVFDMDNTILRSSFIHTAADALGFRKELWQIVAEQTNPVVRTKQIARLLHGKTFGEIIEVVKSIPVVSDFGEIVMELKRKGFITGIISDSYTCVTNHLKNLFGLDFTFANELEFSKSVATGQVNIPSYFFRHSASPCGHDFCKTNALSYLSDTYHVSFENIMAIGDGENDICMIRKSGIGIAFCTKNQILENSADAVLHKPYFRPILQLV, encoded by the coding sequence ATGAACAGCGTTACCGTAATCATCCCTACCCTCAATGAAGGAACCACTATTGCCAATGTTATTCGAAAAGCCCGCAATTGTGTACACGTCGCGGAAGTAATCGTCATTGACGACCAATCGTATGACAATACCGTTGAGGCCGCCATTCTTTCCGGTGCAACAGCCTTTACCAGTACTCAATTGGGAAAAGGGGCTTCCATGCGCGATGGTCTGATGATGGCCAAAACCGACATTATTGTGTACCTGGATGCCGATATCCCTACGTATCCAGAAAATATAGTTGACCTCTTAATTGGACCTATTCTGAAAAACGAAGCCGATTTTGTAAAATCCTACTTTGATCGTCAGGCCGGACGAGTGACCGAGCTGGTGGCCAAGCCGCTGCTCAGCATTTTATTTCCTGCCCTAACGCACTTTAAACAACCGCTCAGCGGTATTATTGCGGGCCGAAAATCATTCTTCCAAAAGATCGATTTTGAAAATGATTATGGCGTTGACATTGGGATATTGCTGGATATGTACCGGCTGGAAACACGCATTGACGAAGTAAGCATCGGAACGGTCGAAAACAAAATGAAACCCTGGCAGGAATTGGGCAAAATGTCGCGCGAGGTAACAAAGGCCATTCTGTCTCGGGCCAACAAAGTCACCGAGCCGTCTATGGAAAACCTTGAAAATATCAACGTGATTCGGCGGGAAATGTCCGATGCCATTAAGGAATCCTTGGTCGGATTGCGTAAAATGGTGGTCTTCGACATGGATAACACTATTTTGCGGTCAAGTTTTATTCATACCGCCGCTGATGCCTTGGGGTTTCGAAAAGAACTTTGGCAGATCGTAGCGGAGCAAACCAATCCCGTAGTTCGGACCAAACAGATTGCCCGTTTACTGCACGGTAAAACATTCGGCGAGATTATCGAAGTCGTAAAATCCATCCCGGTCGTGTCTGATTTCGGGGAAATTGTGATGGAATTAAAACGAAAAGGGTTTATCACGGGTATTATCAGCGACAGTTATACCTGCGTGACCAATCACCTGAAAAATCTGTTTGGGCTGGATTTTACCTTTGCCAATGAGCTTGAATTTTCAAAAAGTGTGGCCACCGGACAGGTGAATATCCCGTCGTATTTTTTCCGACACAGCGCCTCTCCCTGCGGACATGACTTCTGTAAAACCAACGCCCTTTCGTACCTTTCCGACACGTACCATGTGAGCTTTGAAAACATTATGGCCATCGGCGACGGCGAAAATGACATCTGTATGATCCGTAAATCAGGCATTGGGATTGCTTTTTGCACAAAAAATCAAATCCTGGAAAACAGCGCTGACGCAGTGCTCCACAAACCTTATTTCCGCCCTATTTTGCAACTGGTATAG
- a CDS encoding sodium:calcium antiporter → MLINWILLFIGSLAVLLTAARYFTNAAEGAGQLLKLPAFVTGIFIVGIGTSLPELVTALLSISSGHAEIVAGNLIGANISNIFLIVGFTALLNRRTIDLGKRYLMIDLHYLLGSALVFYLFLHDGILTWKEGAFLIAIFLIYSLYLLKAGNEDELEEISEKPASWGKVLPILGLAGVGIYFGADYTVLSITKIAEILAIPPSIIALTVLSLGTTLPELAVNYFSVKQGKASLAIGNVMGSCIFNLLIIPGVASWVGNLTAGGQILSLALPILVAASVFFYLLAQDKRISTWEGALFLVLYFIVMFKTSGLI, encoded by the coding sequence ATGCTTATTAACTGGATTTTACTGTTTATCGGCAGTTTGGCCGTTTTGCTGACCGCCGCTCGCTATTTTACAAATGCCGCCGAAGGAGCCGGTCAGCTTCTTAAACTGCCTGCGTTTGTAACGGGTATTTTTATTGTAGGAATAGGCACTTCCCTGCCTGAGCTGGTCACTGCTCTTTTGTCAATTTCGTCGGGTCATGCGGAGATTGTGGCAGGAAATCTTATCGGGGCCAATATCTCCAATATTTTTCTGATCGTGGGTTTTACGGCCCTGCTCAACCGACGGACCATTGATCTGGGAAAACGCTACCTGATGATTGACCTGCATTACCTGCTCGGCTCGGCGTTGGTCTTTTATCTGTTCCTGCATGATGGCATTCTGACGTGGAAAGAAGGAGCTTTTTTAATTGCCATTTTTCTGATATACAGCTTGTATTTGCTCAAAGCCGGCAATGAAGACGAACTTGAAGAAATATCGGAAAAGCCGGCTTCGTGGGGGAAAGTGCTCCCGATTCTTGGATTGGCCGGGGTTGGAATTTACTTTGGGGCTGATTATACTGTGCTGAGCATTACCAAAATAGCCGAAATTCTGGCGATTCCTCCTTCCATCATTGCTCTTACGGTACTGTCGCTGGGGACGACGCTTCCCGAATTGGCCGTTAATTATTTTTCGGTAAAGCAGGGGAAAGCCTCGTTGGCCATTGGCAACGTAATGGGGTCGTGCATTTTCAATTTGCTGATTATTCCGGGAGTGGCGAGCTGGGTTGGAAATTTAACCGCGGGCGGGCAGATTTTGTCGCTCGCGCTGCCGATACTCGTGGCGGCATCGGTTTTTTTCTATCTGCTTGCTCAGGATAAACGCATCTCTACCTGGGAAGGGGCCTTGTTTTTAGTGCTTTATTTTATTGTTATGTTTAAAACCTCCGGTCTGATCTAA
- the nhaD gene encoding sodium:proton antiporter NhaD encodes MIIAIVTIFIVGYILITLEHSIHLNKTATALLTGVVCWAIYALGTVDTHHTAEQLSHHLADIAEIAFFLLGAMTIVEIIDAHQGFGVITERIHTKDTRMLLWIISILTFFLSAVLDNLTTSIVMVSLLRKIIKDDEMRRFFAGIVIIAANAGGAWSPLGDVTTTMLWIGGQISAVNVMKTLFIPSLVSLIVPLLYLTFTLKGSIQPPRTSKKGLVENLSSFERNLIFIVGLGMLLFVPVFKTVTHLPPYMGILLALGVVWAVSEIIHSQKDEEDRKPFTASYALSKIDTSSILFFMGILLAIGVLEVTHVLNDLAGWMNDTIGNLDVIVFIIGIASAVIDNVPLVAASMGMYDLATYPQDHRIWEFLAYCAGTGGSMLIIGSAAGVAVMGMERISFFWYLKRISLLALIGYVAGALVFLFV; translated from the coding sequence ATGATCATTGCCATTGTTACCATTTTCATCGTTGGTTATATCTTAATTACCCTCGAACATTCCATTCATCTCAACAAAACCGCAACCGCCTTATTGACGGGCGTTGTTTGCTGGGCTATCTACGCCCTGGGAACCGTCGATACGCATCATACAGCCGAACAACTTTCTCACCACTTGGCAGACATCGCCGAAATAGCCTTTTTCCTGCTCGGTGCCATGACCATCGTTGAGATCATTGATGCCCATCAGGGCTTTGGGGTCATTACCGAACGGATTCACACCAAAGACACCCGGATGCTGCTGTGGATCATCAGTATCCTTACGTTCTTTCTGTCGGCGGTGCTGGATAACCTTACCACATCCATTGTCATGGTATCGTTGCTGCGCAAGATCATCAAAGACGATGAGATGCGGCGTTTTTTTGCGGGGATTGTTATCATCGCCGCCAACGCGGGCGGGGCTTGGTCGCCGCTGGGGGATGTCACCACAACGATGCTCTGGATCGGCGGGCAAATCTCAGCCGTCAACGTCATGAAAACGCTGTTTATTCCGAGTCTGGTTTCCCTGATTGTGCCGTTACTTTACCTGACCTTCACTCTGAAAGGCTCCATTCAACCGCCCCGAACGTCCAAAAAGGGGTTAGTGGAAAACTTATCTTCTTTCGAGCGTAACCTCATCTTTATCGTTGGGCTGGGCATGTTACTGTTTGTTCCCGTTTTCAAAACCGTCACGCATTTACCTCCTTATATGGGAATTTTGCTGGCCTTAGGCGTCGTATGGGCGGTTTCAGAAATCATTCACTCCCAAAAAGACGAAGAAGACCGCAAACCGTTCACGGCAAGCTACGCCCTGAGCAAAATTGATACCAGCAGTATTCTGTTTTTTATGGGAATTTTACTGGCCATCGGGGTGTTGGAAGTAACCCATGTTCTGAACGATTTGGCCGGTTGGATGAACGACACCATCGGAAATCTGGACGTCATCGTATTTATTATCGGAATCGCTTCGGCGGTCATTGACAATGTGCCTCTGGTGGCCGCCTCCATGGGCATGTATGATTTGGCGACCTATCCGCAGGACCATCGCATTTGGGAATTTTTGGCCTATTGTGCGGGTACGGGCGGCAGTATGCTCATCATCGGCTCGGCGGCCGGGGTAGCGGTCATGGGGATGGAGCGCATCAGCTTTTTCTGGTACCTCAAGCGCATCAGTCTATTGGCATTGATTGGGTACGTAGCAGGCGCATTGGTGTTTTTGTTTGTGTAA
- the amaB gene encoding L-piperidine-6-carboxylate dehydrogenase: MQAILEALRISGINHGISTGLASWEGQGEELSSFSPVDGQLIGKVRAASREDYDTVVGQAQEAFKTWRLVPAPKRGDIVRQMGDQLRKYKTELGTLVSYEMGKSLQEGLGEVQEMIDICDFAVGLSRQLYGLTMHSERPSHRMYEQWHPLGIVGIISAFNFPVAVWSWNSMIAWVCGDVCVWKPSEKTPLTAIACQHIIQEVLKANDVPEGVSGLVVGAREVGEWLSNDERVPLVSATGSTRMGKAVGQAVGARLGRSLLELGGNNAIIISQHADLPLAIPAIVFGAVGTAGQRCTSTRRLIIHESIYEDVKQRLIKAYGQLRIGNPLEADVHVGPLIDTSAVKSYQTAVNEVRIAGGTFAVEPAVLTGEAFASGCYVQPCVAEVENHWPIVQYETFAPILYLLKYHTIEEAISLQNAVPQGLSSAIFTLNLRESELFLSQAGSDCGIANVNIGTSGAEIGGAFGGEKETGGGRESGSDAWRAYMRRQTNTINYGTTLPLAQGIKFEL; this comes from the coding sequence ATGCAGGCTATTTTAGAAGCTCTTCGAATTTCAGGCATAAATCACGGAATCAGTACCGGTTTGGCGTCATGGGAAGGTCAGGGCGAAGAACTGTCGTCCTTCTCTCCCGTAGACGGTCAACTCATCGGCAAAGTCCGCGCCGCTTCCCGCGAAGATTACGATACCGTCGTAGGACAGGCGCAGGAAGCCTTCAAAACCTGGCGACTCGTGCCCGCTCCCAAGCGCGGCGATATCGTTCGTCAGATGGGCGATCAACTCCGTAAATACAAAACGGAACTCGGCACCCTTGTCAGTTATGAAATGGGCAAAAGCTTACAGGAAGGACTGGGAGAAGTGCAGGAAATGATCGACATCTGCGATTTTGCCGTCGGGCTGTCGCGCCAATTATACGGTCTCACCATGCACAGCGAGCGCCCGTCGCACCGGATGTATGAGCAGTGGCATCCGCTGGGCATTGTGGGCATTATCTCCGCTTTTAACTTTCCGGTGGCCGTCTGGTCCTGGAACTCCATGATCGCGTGGGTATGCGGGGATGTGTGCGTGTGGAAACCTTCCGAAAAAACGCCGCTGACCGCTATTGCCTGTCAACACATTATTCAGGAAGTACTGAAAGCCAACGATGTTCCGGAAGGAGTCTCGGGATTGGTCGTGGGCGCGCGCGAGGTAGGCGAATGGCTTTCAAACGACGAGCGGGTGCCGTTGGTATCGGCCACCGGCAGCACACGCATGGGCAAAGCCGTAGGGCAGGCCGTAGGTGCACGTCTGGGTCGCAGTCTGTTGGAGCTGGGGGGCAACAACGCCATCATCATTTCACAACACGCCGACTTACCGCTGGCGATCCCGGCCATTGTGTTCGGCGCGGTAGGTACGGCCGGACAACGCTGCACCAGCACCCGTCGCCTCATCATTCACGAAAGCATTTACGAGGACGTTAAACAGCGTTTGATAAAAGCCTACGGACAACTTCGCATCGGCAACCCGCTGGAGGCAGATGTCCACGTGGGGCCGTTGATTGATACCTCAGCGGTGAAAAGCTACCAAACTGCCGTCAACGAAGTACGCATCGCGGGCGGTACGTTTGCGGTGGAGCCGGCCGTGTTGACGGGCGAAGCCTTTGCTTCGGGCTGCTATGTACAGCCCTGCGTGGCGGAAGTGGAAAATCACTGGCCCATAGTGCAGTACGAGACCTTTGCCCCGATCTTATACCTATTGAAATACCATACGATAGAAGAAGCCATTTCCTTACAAAACGCAGTACCGCAAGGCCTCTCTTCCGCCATCTTTACGCTCAATCTGCGGGAATCCGAATTATTTTTGAGTCAGGCGGGGTCGGATTGCGGCATTGCCAACGTCAATATCGGCACCTCCGGCGCGGAAATCGGCGGGGCCTTCGGCGGTGAAAAAGAAACCGGCGGCGGGCGTGAATCAGGCTCCGACGCGTGGAGAGCCTACATGCGCCGACAGACCAATACCATCAACTACGGCACAACGCTGCCGTTGGCCCAAGGCATTAAGTTTGAACTTTAA
- a CDS encoding PfkB family carbohydrate kinase, whose product MKYLISERIALSSPIGVFTYTLDRYSNFLFMDTPQIKSILEKIKTVKVAVYGDFCLDAYWIMDSRKSEISIETGLQAEAVEKHYYSPGGAANVVANLSALEPAQITVIGVVGDDIHGRELTAQLQKLGADTRSLFIQKEHFQTYAYLKRYIEGVEEPRIDFGVYNKRSEEINARILVGLTNALETHDAVIFNQQVVGSITNDSFIEKANALFEQYSDKIILVDSRHFNDRFSNVYRKVNDVEAAHLNGVQVEPRTMLPRATVLEYGQSLFAQSQKPVFVTCGARGITAFDAGGYYEHLGLQLTAQLDTVGAGDTVISAITLCLAAGISPNHAAQFANFAAAVTVQKLFITGTANGEEILAVSQDPNYIYQADLAENPRQAVYLPDSETELCDPSVLDKLGHIKYAVFDHDGTISTLRHGWEAIMEPVMMKAILGDSYDTIDAAGFKKVQRETQEFIHKTTGIQTIYQMEGLVNMVREAGYVPEDQILDKFQYKQIYNDALMELVNQRMAKLQAGELDWEDYTMKGAVAFLHELKARGVVMYLASGTDVDDVRHEATVLGYADLFDGGIYGALREYTKFSKKMIIERIIRDNNLNGNELAVFGDGPDEIREGRRSGGISIGITSNEIQRHGHNFDKRPRLVKAGAQLIIPDFSQYRKLVSLLFKEEAISATV is encoded by the coding sequence ATGAAATATTTAATAAGTGAAAGAATAGCCTTGAGTAGTCCTATTGGAGTATTTACTTACACATTAGACCGATATTCCAATTTCCTGTTTATGGACACCCCTCAAATCAAATCTATTCTTGAAAAGATAAAAACCGTCAAGGTAGCGGTGTACGGTGACTTCTGTCTGGATGCCTACTGGATCATGGATTCCCGCAAATCGGAAATTTCCATTGAAACCGGTTTACAGGCAGAAGCCGTTGAAAAACATTATTATTCGCCCGGCGGAGCTGCCAATGTCGTGGCCAACCTTTCGGCACTGGAACCGGCCCAAATCACGGTCATCGGCGTGGTAGGCGACGATATTCACGGACGTGAACTGACCGCACAATTGCAAAAACTGGGAGCCGACACACGCTCTTTATTCATTCAAAAAGAACATTTTCAGACCTACGCCTACCTCAAACGATACATTGAGGGCGTAGAAGAGCCACGCATTGATTTCGGCGTTTACAACAAACGCTCGGAAGAAATCAACGCCCGGATCTTAGTCGGTTTAACGAATGCTTTGGAAACCCACGACGCCGTCATTTTTAATCAGCAGGTCGTCGGAAGCATTACCAATGACAGCTTTATTGAAAAAGCCAACGCCCTTTTTGAGCAATACAGCGACAAAATCATCCTGGTAGACTCCCGTCATTTCAATGACCGTTTCTCCAACGTCTATCGTAAAGTAAACGACGTGGAGGCTGCCCACCTCAACGGGGTACAGGTAGAGCCGCGTACCATGCTGCCTCGGGCAACGGTGTTGGAATACGGCCAATCATTGTTTGCTCAATCACAAAAACCCGTGTTCGTCACCTGCGGAGCGAGAGGCATCACTGCTTTTGACGCAGGCGGTTATTACGAACACTTAGGTTTACAGCTCACCGCTCAACTCGACACCGTCGGCGCGGGAGATACCGTTATCAGCGCCATTACGCTGTGCCTTGCGGCGGGAATCAGCCCGAATCATGCGGCTCAATTTGCCAATTTTGCGGCCGCCGTTACGGTCCAAAAACTGTTTATTACCGGCACCGCCAATGGAGAAGAAATCCTCGCCGTCAGCCAAGACCCCAACTATATCTACCAAGCCGACCTGGCCGAAAACCCACGTCAGGCGGTCTATTTGCCCGACTCCGAAACGGAATTGTGCGATCCGTCGGTCTTAGACAAACTCGGTCACATCAAATACGCCGTGTTTGACCACGACGGCACCATCAGTACCCTGCGCCACGGCTGGGAAGCCATCATGGAGCCCGTCATGATGAAGGCAATCCTGGGCGATTCGTACGACACGATCGACGCCGCAGGCTTCAAAAAAGTACAGCGCGAAACGCAGGAGTTTATCCATAAAACCACGGGTATCCAGACCATTTATCAGATGGAAGGTCTGGTCAACATGGTGCGGGAAGCGGGCTACGTGCCTGAAGACCAAATTTTGGATAAGTTTCAATACAAGCAGATTTACAACGACGCCCTGATGGAATTGGTGAACCAACGCATGGCCAAATTGCAGGCGGGGGAGTTGGATTGGGAAGACTATACCATGAAGGGGGCCGTTGCGTTTTTGCATGAGTTGAAAGCGCGCGGCGTAGTGATGTATCTCGCCAGCGGTACTGACGTAGACGATGTACGCCACGAAGCCACGGTTCTGGGCTATGCAGATTTGTTCGACGGCGGTATTTACGGAGCCTTGCGCGAATACACCAAGTTTTCCAAAAAGATGATCATTGAACGAATCATCCGCGATAATAACCTGAATGGCAACGAATTGGCCGTATTCGGCGACGGTCCCGATGAGATCCGCGAAGGACGTCGTTCGGGCGGTATCTCGATCGGTATCACGAGCAACGAAATACAACGTCACGGTCACAATTTCGACAAACGCCCGCGCTTGGTCAAAGCCGGTGCGCAGTTGATCATTCCTGATTTCTCGCAGTATCGAAAATTGGTGAGCTTGCTGTTTAAAGAAGAAGCGATTTCGGCAACTGTGTAA